The following is a genomic window from Laspinema palackyanum D2c.
CCGATTTATGATGAACTGTATCGGTTTGAAGCCGCAGGGGATGTCCAGCATATTTTAGTTCGCCATGAACAAGGAGCCTCTCATGCGGCAGATGGCTATGCCCGCGCCACAGGCAAGGTGGGGGTTTGCTTTGGGACATCCGGCCCGGGGGCAACGAATTTAGTCACGGGGATTGCCACGGCCCACATGGATTCGATTCCAATGGTGATTATTACCGGACAGGTACCCCGGGCGGCCATCGGCACGGATGCCTTCCAGGAAACGGATATTTATGGAATTACCTTACCGATTGTCAAGCATTCTTATGTGGTGCGCGACCCTCGGGATATGGCGCGGATTATCGCCGAAGGGTTTCATATTGCCAGTACCGGCAGACCCGGTCCGGTGTTGATTGATATCCCTAAAGATGTGGGTTTAGAAGAGTTTGACTATGTGCCCGTGGAACCGGGGAGTATTAAATTACCGGGATATCGACCGACGGTGAAAGGGAATCCCCGGCAAATTAATCAGGCGATCGAGTTAATTCGCCAAGCCAAAAAACCCTTACTGTATGTCGGTGGAGGCGCGATCGCCGCCAGTGCTCATCACGAAATTAAAGAACTCGCCGAACATTTTCAGATTCCAGTCACCACCACCCTAATGGGCATAGGAGCCTTTGAGGAACATCATCCTTTGTCCTTGGGAATGTTAGGAATGCATGGCACCGCCTACGCAAATTTTGCCGTAAGCGAATGCGATTTGCTGATTGCCGTCGGTGCTCGTTTTGACGATCGCGTTACCGGCAAGCTGGATGAGTTTGCCGCCCGCGCCAAAGTCATTCATATCGATATCGACCCCGCAGAGGTGGGTAAAAACCGGGGACCCGAAGTTCCCATCGTCGGAGACGTGCAGCAAGTGCTCATGGATCTGTTGCGTCGCCTGCGGGAAACCGGGGATATTACCGATGCCAATCAAACGAAAGAATGGTTAGGACGAATTGAGCGCTGGCGGGAGGATTATCCCTTGTTAGTGCCTCATCCAGAAACCGCCCTCTCTCCCCAAGAGGTGATCGTAGAAGTGGGACGGCAAGCACCAGATGCCTACTACACCACCGATGTGGGACAGCATCAAATGTGGGCCGCCCAGTTCCTGAAAAATGGCCCCCGTCGATGGATTTCCAGCGCCGGATTAGGCACAATGGGGTTTGGAGTCCCAGCGGCGATGGGTTCCCAAGTAGCACTACCGGATCACCAAACCATCTGTATCAGTGGCGATGCCAGCTTCCAGATGAACCTGCAAGAACTGGGGACGATCGCCCAGTATGGCATTAAAGTCAAAATTGTCATTATCAATAATGGCTGGCAAGGGATGGTCCGTCAGTGGCAAGAAACCTTCTATGGGGAACGCTACTCCTCGTCCAACATGGAGATTGGGATGCCGGATATTCCGTTACTCTGTCAGGCTTATGGCATGAAAGGGAAGGTGGTATCAACCCGGGACGAACTCCAGGATGCGATCGCTGAAATGCTGGCTCATGATGGACCCTTTGTCCTCGATGTCCATGTTACCCGCAACGAAAACTGCTATCCAATGGTAGCCCCGGGTAAGAGTAATGCTCAAATGATAGGTTTACCCGAACTCAAGAAAAAAGACTTACAGGTTGAGTTAGTTTATTGCAGCAATTGTGGGGCAAAAAATGCCTCCACCAATCACTTCTGCCCTGAATGCGGGACGAAGCTCTAGGGTAAGAGAGATGGGGAGGATGGGGAGAAAGTTTGTAGTAACGACTTCAATCGTTCTCCCCGTTCGTAGTAACGACTTCAGTCGTTCTCCCCGTTCGTAGTAACGACTTCAGTCGTTGCTCTTGTGTCAAGGCGCAAGCCGTGACACCCACCATTGCCGACTGAAGTACCTGCTTGGGGACTGGAGGACATCCAAAGGGGCGTGATGAAAGCTCACGCTTTCTTCACGAGGTAACGACTGAAGTCTTTACTACAAACTTTCTCCCAATCTCCCCAATCTCCCCCATCTTCCCCCTCTAGTGGGACAACAACCCGATCGCCTGATTATTCGCCTCGATCGCCTCGGAATAGCGGCCTAGTTTTTGCAACACCACCCCTTTATTAATCCAAGCATCGCGAAAGTCGGGTTTCATTTCTAGGACTTTATCCCAACTGGTTAATGCCTCTTCTAACTGATTTAAACTAGATAGAGCAATCCCGCGATAAAACCAAAATTGCACATCATTGGAGTTGAGGGCGATCGCCTGCTCTAAACTGGCTAATGCCTCATCCCATTGGCCTAAATTAATCCCCAAGGCCAACCCTTTATTATACCAAACTTCGGGATTATCAGGCTTTAATTCTAAAGATTTATTCCAACTGATTAATGCCTCATCAATGCGTTCTAAATCGTAAAGCGCATCCCCCCGCGCACCCCAGGAAAACCCATCATCTGGGCGAAGTTCAATGGCGCGATCATAAGCGGATAGAGCCTCTTCAGCTTGCTGTAAATTAAACAAGGCATTGCCGCGATTCATCCAAGCGCCTGCATGATTGGGTTCGAGTTCAATGACCCGATTAAAGGCATTTAGGGCAGCGCGATCGTCCCCTGCTTCCAAGCGTTCCACCCCTCGGGTCAACCATCCTTGCACATCCAAAGGTTCATCCAGGGGTTGAATCACCACAGGCATTTCTTGCCCTTGAATCGTCCCCAACTCATCCAGACTCACCGCTAATCCGGGGGCAGTTTCTAATGGAGAGGATTCGGTTACTAACTCCGGTGTCGCATTCTCGGAACTCTCCACCGGATGGGCTATTTCCCCGAGATTTAACTCCGGTGAAGGGGTTTGAGTTCCTGTCAAGGCTGAATTCTGCGCCGGTTCCTCGTTGTGAGGTGGTTTTTCCCGGTGAATGTCAAAGGGAGCTTCCCTTGCCAATAACTGAGTGGCAATTTGACGAGCAGCGGTACTAACGGAGCCATATCCCAGTTCCCCGAGACGCTGCAAGCGGCGTGCCAGCTCCGGATTGGGGGCGGGGGAAGCTAATAAATTGCTGCCAAATTGCTGTAACCAATTACTCCATCGCTCATCGGTGACGCGATCGCCAAAAGCTTCAAAAAATCGCCGCACCTTAACTTGCTGCCAACCTTTATGAATGCCATCGAGCAACTGGAGAAAATAATGCTCTAATTCGGAATTACTTAGGGGGTGAAGGTCTCGTCTCGGTTCCAATTCAGCCCGATGGGATGAGCCTTTCAACCCTCCCAAAACGGCCCGAAAAAACCTCACCAATTGTTGCCAAATCCGCCCAATCATCTGCCACCTCTGTGATCGATTGCGATCGCCATTTCACTCCTTATTTATTGCGGACTTTATTGCGGAGTCTGCTGGAGTTCCGGTCGTTCTTCCGCGATGATCGCCCCTTCTACCGGACAAACTTGTACACAAATCCCGCAGTCAATACAAGTGGCAAAATCAATCCAATACCAATCGGTCCCCTTAACATTTTTCCCCGGACCCTCATGAATGCAGGCAACGGGACAGGCATCGACACAATCGGCGACGCCTTCGCAGGTGTTGGTTACTATGGTATGTGGCACGGCGTTCCCTCTCTTACAGATTAATTTCCAGTCCAGATATAGACTGGTCTATCAATCTTGGATCTTAATCGAAAACGGGACGGCATGAGCAAACAGTCCCTAGGACTAGGGCTCAACCACTTCACAGGGAAGAATCACGGTAAAACGGGACCCCCACAGGGGTTGACTTTCTACGGAGATTTCCCCCCCCATCATTTGACAGAAGTGTTGACTAATGGCGAGTCCCAATCCGGTGCCCCCATACTCCCGCGTGGTTGAGGCATCCCCTTGCATGAAGGGTTTGAACAGATGCTGTCGTTGTTCGGGGGTAATGCCGATGCCGGTATCGGCGATCGCAAACTGAATCCAAGAGGAGGGGGTTCCGTTAGAGGCAGAGCGCATTGCCCCGTTTGTGGGACAAAATAAGACAACCGAAAGGGTAATCTCACCATTTTTAGTAAATTTGGCGGCATTGCTGAGAAGATTCAGCAGAATTTGACGGACTTTCGTCAAGTCAGCATACATCATCCCCAAATTGCGATCGCACTCCACCCCCAGGGTATTCTCATTTCGTTCCACCAAAGGTTGAGCGGTACTCACCACATTTTCAATCAACTCATTGATATTAAAATCCTCCAAATACAAATCCATTTTTCCGGCTTCGATTTTGGAGATATCCAGAATATCGTTAATTAACACGAGCAAATGATTTCCTGACTTGCGAATTTTCTCCAAATCGGGAACCAAATCCGTATAGCCCACATCATCGGCTTCTTCTTGGAGCATTTCGCTATAACCGATAATCGCATTCAGGGGCGTTCGCAATTCATGGCTCATATTAGCCAGGAACATACTTTTAGAGCGATTGGCCGTTTCCGCAGCGTAGGCAGCCTCTTGGAGAGCGAGTTGTGCTTGCTTGCGATCGCTGATATCCATCACAGTGCCAATGCTTCTAACCGCTTGTCCCGTGGCATTGCGAAGCACTTCCCCTTGAGCACTCAACCAGCGCAATTCCCCCGTTTCCAGGCGAATGCGTTGTTCGATTTCAAACCGTTCTGAGGTGGAGGAAAGAATTTCAGCGATCGCCTCCTCAACCCGGTTTCTATCCTCCGGGTCAATGGCTTCCAAATAGGTCTCATACTTCCCATCAAAGGAACCCGGAACGAAACCATAAAGCGCTTCCATCTCAGCAGAACCTGTTAGTTTATGATTGAGAATATCCCAATCCCAGGTTCCCATTCGCGCCGCAATTAAGCATTGCCGAAGTTGGTCTTTGCTGGCTTTTAAGGCAATTTGAACCTGTTCCCGATGGGCCACCTCAACTTGCAGGCGATCGTTTGCTTCTTTTAAAAACGCCGTCCGTTCCTCCACCCGTTGTTCTAATTCATCTTTGGACTGTTGCAGTGCAGTCTCGGCATTCTTGCGTTCCGTAATATCCCGACTAATCCCAATCATCCCCACAATTTCCCCATTCGGGTCAAAAAAGGGAGTTTGAATGGTTTCGAGCCAGGTTTTGCTCCCATCAAACTGCTCCACTTGCTCCTCCATTCGCAAGAGTTGACCTTCGGCTAAAATACGCCGGTCAATTTCAGCACAAATTTTCGCGGCTTCTGGGGGAAACAGTTGCTCATCAGTTTTGCCAATAATCTCGCTTTCCTCTCGGGCGGCAAAACGCTGAAACGCTTTATTTACCCGTTGATATACCCTTTGTTTATCTTTATAAAAAATTAAATCGGGAATTGAATCGATTAGAGACCGCAGTAAAGCCCGTTCTTGTCGGAGTGCTTGTTCGGTTTGCTTGAGTTCGGTGATATCAATTCCCACACAAACCGCTGATTTTCCGTGATTGTATTTTTCGACCCCCACCAAATATTGCCGGAGATTTCCTTCAATGTCTAAGCCAATTTCTGCGGTAGTTTTATGGAGAGAACTTTGAAAGAATTGCTGTAAGAAGTGGGGGAATTCTTTGCGAGTTTGGAGAAATCCTACCGGATGATTGACAAACTCGGCCGGCGATCGCCCGAACAAATTCGCCAGATAGCGGTTGACCCCGAGGTAGCGTAAATCTGACGCAATCCAAGAGACACATCCGGGGACGGTATCTAACACCGCTTGTAGGCGATCGAGCGCTTTTTCTAAGTTGAGTCTAGCTTGAGCGCGATCGCTGGCTTCTAACCCCAAGGCGACACAATCAGCTAGGGATGCGGCAAAGTTTTCCTCTTCTACCCGCCATTGGCGAGGGGAGCCAATATGTTCCAGACAGATCACCCCCACCATTTGTCCCCCCACCCGAATCGGTGCATCTAACATGGAGGTAATCCCCAAGGGAATCAGATAACCCTCGGTAAATTCCCGGGTTGTGGGGTCTTCTTGAGCCTGATCTGCGGCCAAGATCCGTTCCTGTTCGATGGTTTGAAAATACACCGGATAGTCAATGGCGGTGAGTTCAAGTCCGGCAGAATGTTTCTGGGGGGAGCGTTCGTAAAGTTCCATACAGTGAATCGCCCTGCGGTCTTCCGTATATAACCAGATACTAGCCCGTTCCACTGGCAGGGTCTGGCTCACCGCTTCAGTGATTTGTTCCAGGGAGGCTTGTAAATCTCCCTGGTTGAGGCTGGGACTTTTCGCCAACTCTCCGAGGACCCGACTATATTGACGCAGGCGATTCTCCCGTCGCCGCAAGGAGGCTTCAGCGCGTTTTTGTTCGGTGATATTGCTAAAGGTACAGAGGACCTGTTCGACTCCGCCATTCGAGGCGATTTGCGGATTGGCATTAACCAGCAACCATTTATCGCAATCGAGTTCGCCATTACAGGAGAGGAAGGAGTCCGGAATGCCAGGGGGATTGGGGGTGAGAGGAGACTGAACCCCGATGCCGATGATCACTTGAGTGGGGGATTGGGTGGCGATCGCCTCCATGATGGGACATTTTCCTGGCGCAAAGGGGGTGCAGTCTTCTTGCAACAGATGAGGATTGTCACAGAACAAGGGCCTGCCCATGACTGCCGCTTCATCCAGACTCAGCAGGGTCAAGGCAACAGGATTGGTGACGAGGACCTCGCCTTCAGGTCCCGTCAACACGACCCCAACATCCATCTGGGCGATCAGATTCAGGAACTGGGGTTCAAAGGACCCCGGACTGTCCTGGCTTGGGTTGGGGGGCTGGAATTGGCGAGCGATCGCCAGGGAGAGTCCGGGAATCACTCGGCTAATTCCGATGCCAATGCCGATGCCTATGGTGAGCGAAATCGCAACCCAAATCATGAATTAACTCCTACAGATTGATTCCATTTTTGGGAGGTCCTCCCCCTAGGAACACCCCCTGGATTCGTTAGATGCTTACGGGTTATCCGAGGATTTCGATTTCGGCGTTCCCATCCCCTTCAATCCAAGCAATTTGGGCAATCCGGCGATCTCGTGCATATTGGCGAACCGCTGACTGACTGGAGTAGGGAGACAGATCCAGTTCTACAGGGATGTCCTCCCCATTCTGACGCAGGGTTTGCGCGTGAGCAAAGGCAGGCGCATAGGCGCGAGGGCTGGTTGGCACCACTAAGGTATGAGGGGCTGGGGTTGTCGTCGGCAATTGACCCGTTTGCAGCAGGATTTGATGCAAGTTTTCTAGCTTGAGAGCAAAGCCAATCCCTGGAATCATTTCTCCTTGGGGATGATAGAGACTTAAGAGGCGATCGTAACGCCCTCCCTGTCCGAGGGATTGCGGTCCGAACTCGGTTTCGCTGACCACTTCAAAGACAATGCCGGTGTAGTAATCCATCGGTTGAATCAGACTCAAATCCAGGATGGGACCCTCTTGGGTGGCCCCGTTGCTGAGAGAAGATTCCGCTAACAAGTCAATTAAGGATTTGAGATTTTCCAGAGTTTCCCGTTCCCCGGGTTCCAATTCCAATTGACCCACCCGCTGCAAGACATCCTCGGGACGACCCCGGAGATCTAACAAAAATAAGGCCCGTTCCTGTTGTTCGGGGGTTAAGGGGAGGGCTTCGAGGGTGAGGCGATCGAGTTGGGCGATCGCCTGGCGGACTTTAGGTTTCAGTGGGTCCGGGAAGATCCGGAGTAAGGAGCGAGTTAACCCAGCTTCCCCTAAAACCAGCCGCCATTGGTTCAGTCCCAGACTCTGCAAACAGTCTTGCAAGAGCAATAAGATTTCTGCATCCGCCAGCAATCCACCCACTCCCAGCAGTTCTACCCCCGCTTGATAAAATTCCTGCTGGCTACCGTGGGAGTTGTTTTTGCTACGGCGAAATACATTGGCATTGTAATAAAGCCGTTGAGGAAAGGTGGTGTCCGCCATTCGGGTGACAGCAGTGCGGGCGATCGAAGCCGTCAGTTCGGGACGGAGGGCCAAGGGGCTATCCTCCTCCCGTTCCTGAAGTTGGATCACCGTTGACTGGGCGATCGCGCCTCCAGCCATTAGGGTATCCAACCGTTCTACCGTTGAGGTGATAATCCTGTGATACCCCCACCCTTCAAATACCGGGCGCAGTCGCTTTTCTATCCAGCGTTTTTGGGTCACGTCAAGGGGTAGTAAATCCCTAGCCCCGGCTGGAGGTTGATGAATCATTTTTTCTTTTTCCCACCCAACAAACTACCGAAGAATGCCGCTAAGGGAGATTTTTTATCTTTCTCTTTCGCGGCTTTTTGAATCTGCTTTTGCAGTCCTTTTTGCGCCTCTAAAGCTGATTCTTCTTGCGGATTCAACTTCAGAGCTTGATTGATATGAACTTTAGCCAAGGTACTTTGATTCTTCTTCAGATATGCTTGGCCAAGCAATCCATGAGCCCGACTATTTTTAGGTTGAATTTTCAACCCTTCTTTTAGCTCATTCACGGCCCCATCGAAATCTCCCCCGGCGATGAAATTTTCCGCCCGACGGCAATAATTATCGATTTTTGAGGGAGCGGATTTTTCAGGATCTGCCTTCGTTTCCGCCGCCACAGGTTGTTGAGTTGGACTCTCTTCGGCTTTCTTTTTGCCAGAGGCGGCAGATTTGGCCGTTTTTTTATCAGAAGTAGGCTTGCCCACCGTTTCCCCTTGGCTTTCTTTGCGTTGCAGGTAGACCAAATTTAGCTCGCTAAGTTGTCCAATTGTCTCCAGGGTTTGACTCAGGGTTTCATAAGCCTGTTTCCCCAGTTTGGCGACCGATTCTTTATAGTCTGTTTCCAGATTTGGGGACTTTAATAACTGTTGAGCCGCTTCACTTTTGAGCTTAACTTTATCTTTTTCCTGCACCAATCGTTTGCCCATCATCCCCAGCAAAACACCATATTCGGCACGAGTGCTTTCGTTGGTGAGTTTGCTGTAAGCCGGATTGGCCAATTTTGACAAAATCTGGGTCGCGAGTTTTTTATCCGCTGGACTTTCTGCCTTAGAACTGTCTGGATGCAGTCTTCTGGCAATGAGCATATAGCGTTTGCGGATTGTATTAAAATCCGCATCTAGTGGCACCCCCAAGATGGCATGGTGGTCCTCGAAATCAAATTGAAATAAGCCTTGCTTGATGTTTAAAGACATAGTAATATGCCCATCCCCTGGCTGTAACCTTATCTTTAGTGTACTTCGCCCTTGTCATTGCAGGGCGATCGCTATCACCTTTGCCCCCATAATCGGGACAAAGGCAGTCTTCTATGGCGATCGCCTCCCAAACCTGAACCATTAACCGAGTCAGCAACAGAGCACTTTTATCAAAAACCCGAGACGGGTCAGACCCCGAAAATGCCGGAATTTCACCTAAAATCAGGAATTGGCCCACCGTTCTAAGGGTTTAACCTGGAGGAGTTCCTGACTCAGACTCTCATGCAGTTTCCCGTTGGTGGCTAAAATTCGTCCCGATTCAATTTTCCAGGGACTGCCATCATAGGCGGTGATTTTTCCTCCCGCTTCCGATAAAATCACCACCCCAGCAGCCAAATCCCAGGGAGAGAGTCCCCGTTCCCAGTATCCATCCAAACGCCCGCAACTGACGTAACAGAGGTCGATGGAAGCCGATCCGCTGCGCCGGACTCCTTGGGTGAGATGAGTCAGATGACAAAATTCGGCATAGTTATTATCTGGGGTTTCCCGGCGATCGTAGGCAAACCCTGTCACTAATAAGCTGTTTCGCAATTCTACGGTTTCGGAGACGCGAATCGGTTGCCGATTCCGGGTGGCTCCCAGTCCCTTAGCGGCCCTAAATAATTCGTTATGGAAAGGGTCAAATACGACCCCCACTTGAGGAATGCCATCAATCAACAAGCCGATAGAGACGCCAAAGGGGGGATATTGATGGGCAAAATTCGTGGTCCCATCCAAGGGGTCGATCGCCCACAGATACTGGCTGGTGCTGTCTCCCAGTTTGCCACTTTCTTCGGCGAGGATGCCATGTTCAGGAACGTGCCGTCTGAGGACCTCTAAAATCGCTTTCTCCGAGGCTTTATCGGCGGCGGTGACTAAATCCCCGGGTCGTCCTTTTTCTTCGATCGCATTTAAGTTCCCCCAGTAGGATTGAACGATCGCCCCGGCATCGAGGGCCGCTTCGGTGGCAATATCGAGAAAGATTTGGAGTTGTTCGGGGGTATGACTCATGAAACTTTTAAGATTGACAGTTGAGCGTTGAGCGTTGAGCAGGGGAATTTGAACTCAGGATTTAGGGCCGGTTCTGACGAAAGTCGCTAGGATGCACGCGCAATGGGGTTTGGGAATCCCAAATTCCCTGTCCCATAATTCTGGCCTTTTCTTGGGCGTGAGTAAACCGGCGATCGTATTTGATGTTGGGCGATCGCACGGTAGCCAAAGCATATCCCCCGGCAATGAGTTCTTCATTGACCAGTTTCCCATCCCGCCAGAGATACGCCAAATGGCGATCGTATCCGTCTTCCCTCTCTATATCCCATTCTAATAACAGGGTCTGCCCCTCAATCAGCCGTTCGAGTTCCTGTTTGGCCGCATTTCCCCAGGGATTTTGCTGCAAATCCGGTGCCTCAATGCCAATTAACCGGACTCGTTTGGCTCCACCTGATTCGCCCAAGTCCCGCACTTCTAAGCTGTTGCCACTGAGCACCCGCTCGACCCTGACTTCTACCTGTTCGGAACCCACCGGGCCCGAACAGCTCACCAGGAACAGAAGTCCGATCCAGGATACCGGACAACGGAAAATTTTTATCATAGCTCCTGCTCCCCATCGAGTTTAATCCTCGTCTAAGGGCAGTCCAAACCGGACCTTACCTTTGCCAAAATAACGCCCAAATTGGAGGTAGTACACTTCATCTTCATCTTGGGTTTCTACTTCTAAGTCGGAACGGGGATAGCTGACACACAAAAGCGCATATCCGCGATCGCGGAGGGCGGGGGAGAGTCCCATCGCCTCCGGTTGATGGAGTTCTCCCGAGAGAACCCGCACGGCACAGGTGGTACAAGCCCCATTCCGACAGGAAAAGGGCAAATCAACCCCTTTGTTTTCACAATGTTGCAGGATATAGCGGTCTTCGGGGACTTCAACGGTTTGGCGGCTGCCATTCTGACGATTGTGGATGGTGATGCGATAAGAACGGGTCATGGTGTGGCTCAGTAATCAATGAAGGATTCGACCAAAGGATCTAATGCTTAGGTTACGCTATCTTTGATATCCGGATCTACCCACTCCCGGGGATGCCACGGGATTCATAAGTCCCCAAACCCTTACCCACGGGTCATTGTCCCCCCTCGAACTCGGACTCAATTGCTGGATAAAAAATTTTTTTTGGAAAAGGGTTTGCAAAACCGAATGGGTTCTGCTAGGATATGATTCTTGTGGGTATAAATTTGCATAAACCCCATTTCTCTGGAGAGGTGGCCGAGCGGTTGAAGGCGCAGCACTGGAAATGCTGTTTAGGGGTAACTTTAACGAGGGTTCGAATCCCTCCCTCTCCGTTCTCACGGAACGGACATTCAAAAGACAAAGAAAACCAGCGATCAGGCGATCGCTGGTTTTCTTTTTTCCCCGTTTGAGAGTCTGTGAACTCCGTTGAACCGCTTTAGGCTCCTTGTTTTGCTGGAGCTGCGGGGACAGGGGCCGGTTTCTTTTGCTTGTTCATGTTATCAACACTAATTCCGAGCACCCACAGGGTCACAATTAGCACCCCGAGCCACTCATTCAGCCCGAGTCCTTCCCCAATAAATAGCAACGCCATTAAACTGGTCAATCCAGGACCCGTTGCCGCTACCACCGAGGCTAAAGGTGCACCAATCATGGGAATGGCAAAGTTATTCAAGGCGTAACCAATCAGGGTGGTTGTCGCTAGAGCAATACTGCCAATCCATAACTGGGTCCAATTTTCGGGTAAGACATTCCAAGTAAAGAAGTTTCCTGGTGTCGAACCCAAGATCACGAAGGGAATCGCCAAGATTAAAATCACGGAAAAGTTAATGACACTAAACGGTGCCGGATGCAATTTCAGCTTTCTGGCACTGAGTTGGGTCAAAATTACATAACCGGCAAAGGTCAACCCCGAGGCGATCGCCGTCCCAATTCCCAGGCCCAAATTTCCATCCGGTGCGCCTCCAGTCAGCCGCCCAGATACAGTCAAAAAGCATCCTAGATAAATCGTTACGGTGGCTAAAACAAAGATAAAGGTGGGTCTTGCCCCAAACAGGATCCATGCCAAGACTGCTGTAACGGGGGGGAAAATAAAGAATAAGGTAATGGCAACCCCTGTCGGAATATTTCCCAGAGCGATATAGATAAAGAACTGGGACATAAACAGGAATAAGCCACTGCCAATGACGATCCACAGGGACCCCCGCTTTTCAGGATTGCCCAGTTGTTTGATATCCCGCCAGGTATTGGGATACAGCAGTGGGGCCAGAATAAAGCCCATGAGCGGAACCACAAATAGCATCCGCATCCCTAGAATTAGTAGGGAATTTCCCGCTCCTGGAGCGAGGACTTGTCCCTGCCACAATCCAAAGAGAGACTGAGGACTGAGAATCGCCCGGGTGATGATGTTTTGGAAGGAAATGGTAATCGAGGATAGCAAGGCTAGGATTAACCCGGTTAAAAAGACATTACTTTCAACGGGGGGACTGGGGACTGGGGTAGCTGGGGGAGCGGTCCGGACTTCTGCCATCGCCGCTTTTTCTGCCGCCATCCGATCGCTTTGAGTTCCGGTCCCTTCCGGGCGATCGCCTCGGTTGGTAGGAGTCCCCACAGGCAGTCCTTGTCTGCGGTTCGTGACAATCTCTGCGGTGGTTTGAACGTTAGTTGCTTCTTCCTGCAATTGGTCAATCAGGCGATCGACCAAGGTTTCTAAAATCACTTCCCCTTGCTGCTGCAACGAGTGCATTCGCCCGAGTTGCTGGGACAATGAGCTTTGATAGGTGCTCAGTTCCTGTTGCAGATTTTTAAAGGTGGTGTTCAGGGTCGTATCTAACGATGCCAACAACCGATAGGCATTTTCATTTAAGTTTCCCGTCTGCGGCGACGACATTCCACTATTGGGGTCTAGGGTCGTTAAGGATTGCGATGGGGCCGGTGGAGCCACCATGATTTCCTTCAACCGCTCGCTCAATTCTTGTTGGAGTTGGGACGCCATCACTTGCGCGAGTTGCTTTGTCCACTGCTGCTGGGTATGCCGTCCCGGTCCCCCCTGCATTTGCCGCGATTGGATTTGCTGCTGTTGATTTTGCAGTTTTTGAATATCAGCAGTGAGGCGCGATTGTTCCGCTTGCAGTCGGGCCATGTCCCGAGCCAACTGAACGACTATATTTTGCTGAATATCTCGAAGCTCCTGGGTCATGGAACTCAGAAGGGTTTCGATTTCTTTAGTGTTACTGTTTGTCGAGTTTTCCGGTTGATTGTCCAGTTGCCCCATTATTCTATTACCTCTAGCTTATCGATCGTAAACCAAACTAATCGCCGCTCGCTTGGCACTCCTGTGTTTTTGCTGATGGGTTGGGTTGAAATTTAATTGATTCGCTTAAGCGAATCCTGCATCCTAGCCGTTGTTTGAATCCGATGTCAAACTGAAAAATTCCCTTCAGCTTGACATTCTAATCTAAATGAGTAAGCAGACGCACAGGTTTTGGTTGATTCTATCGAAGGTGGGTTAAATTTTCCATCAAACGCTCCAATTGTGTTAAAAAACGCAACAATTAATTTGTTATAAAAAGAAAATTATTT
Proteins encoded in this region:
- a CDS encoding ATP phosphoribosyltransferase regulatory subunit, whose product is MIHQPPAGARDLLPLDVTQKRWIEKRLRPVFEGWGYHRIITSTVERLDTLMAGGAIAQSTVIQLQEREEDSPLALRPELTASIARTAVTRMADTTFPQRLYYNANVFRRSKNNSHGSQQEFYQAGVELLGVGGLLADAEILLLLQDCLQSLGLNQWRLVLGEAGLTRSLLRIFPDPLKPKVRQAIAQLDRLTLEALPLTPEQQERALFLLDLRGRPEDVLQRVGQLELEPGERETLENLKSLIDLLAESSLSNGATQEGPILDLSLIQPMDYYTGIVFEVVSETEFGPQSLGQGGRYDRLLSLYHPQGEMIPGIGFALKLENLHQILLQTGQLPTTTPAPHTLVVPTSPRAYAPAFAHAQTLRQNGEDIPVELDLSPYSSQSAVRQYARDRRIAQIAWIEGDGNAEIEILG
- a CDS encoding J domain-containing protein — encoded protein: MSLNIKQGLFQFDFEDHHAILGVPLDADFNTIRKRYMLIARRLHPDSSKAESPADKKLATQILSKLANPAYSKLTNESTRAEYGVLLGMMGKRLVQEKDKVKLKSEAAQQLLKSPNLETDYKESVAKLGKQAYETLSQTLETIGQLSELNLVYLQRKESQGETVGKPTSDKKTAKSAASGKKKAEESPTQQPVAAETKADPEKSAPSKIDNYCRRAENFIAGGDFDGAVNELKEGLKIQPKNSRAHGLLGQAYLKKNQSTLAKVHINQALKLNPQEESALEAQKGLQKQIQKAAKEKDKKSPLAAFFGSLLGGKKKK
- a CDS encoding inositol monophosphatase family protein, yielding MSHTPEQLQIFLDIATEAALDAGAIVQSYWGNLNAIEEKGRPGDLVTAADKASEKAILEVLRRHVPEHGILAEESGKLGDSTSQYLWAIDPLDGTTNFAHQYPPFGVSIGLLIDGIPQVGVVFDPFHNELFRAAKGLGATRNRQPIRVSETVELRNSLLVTGFAYDRRETPDNNYAEFCHLTHLTQGVRRSGSASIDLCYVSCGRLDGYWERGLSPWDLAAGVVILSEAGGKITAYDGSPWKIESGRILATNGKLHESLSQELLQVKPLERWANS
- a CDS encoding thermonuclease family protein; its protein translation is MIKIFRCPVSWIGLLFLVSCSGPVGSEQVEVRVERVLSGNSLEVRDLGESGGAKRVRLIGIEAPDLQQNPWGNAAKQELERLIEGQTLLLEWDIEREDGYDRHLAYLWRDGKLVNEELIAGGYALATVRSPNIKYDRRFTHAQEKARIMGQGIWDSQTPLRVHPSDFRQNRP
- a CDS encoding 2Fe-2S iron-sulfur cluster-binding protein, yielding MTRSYRITIHNRQNGSRQTVEVPEDRYILQHCENKGVDLPFSCRNGACTTCAVRVLSGELHQPEAMGLSPALRDRGYALLCVSYPRSDLEVETQDEDEVYYLQFGRYFGKGKVRFGLPLDED
- a CDS encoding EamA family transporter, whose amino-acid sequence is MGQLDNQPENSTNSNTKEIETLLSSMTQELRDIQQNIVVQLARDMARLQAEQSRLTADIQKLQNQQQQIQSRQMQGGPGRHTQQQWTKQLAQVMASQLQQELSERLKEIMVAPPAPSQSLTTLDPNSGMSSPQTGNLNENAYRLLASLDTTLNTTFKNLQQELSTYQSSLSQQLGRMHSLQQQGEVILETLVDRLIDQLQEEATNVQTTAEIVTNRRQGLPVGTPTNRGDRPEGTGTQSDRMAAEKAAMAEVRTAPPATPVPSPPVESNVFLTGLILALLSSITISFQNIITRAILSPQSLFGLWQGQVLAPGAGNSLLILGMRMLFVVPLMGFILAPLLYPNTWRDIKQLGNPEKRGSLWIVIGSGLFLFMSQFFIYIALGNIPTGVAITLFFIFPPVTAVLAWILFGARPTFIFVLATVTIYLGCFLTVSGRLTGGAPDGNLGLGIGTAIASGLTFAGYVILTQLSARKLKLHPAPFSVINFSVILILAIPFVILGSTPGNFFTWNVLPENWTQLWIGSIALATTTLIGYALNNFAIPMIGAPLASVVAATGPGLTSLMALLFIGEGLGLNEWLGVLIVTLWVLGISVDNMNKQKKPAPVPAAPAKQGA